The genomic region CGTCCTTGCGCGTCTGAAAGACGCGCGGCGTTGTAGGGATCCGGTGCGACAACGCGCATCAAGCAGGGTGCCCGCGAAAGCGCGGGCACTCTCGCATCGTCCAAAATATTGCACCGAACCTTCCGCGTTCGAAAGCCGCGCCTTGGCTGCCCGTCAGTATTTTGACGGAACGTAGAGTTCCGGCGGCAGGACCTTGCGCTCGTAGTCGGGATTGAACACCCGCTCGGGCAGGGTGATGTCCTCGTGCGGCACGTCTTCGTAGGGGATTTGCTGGAGCAGGTGATCGATGCAGTTGAGCCGGGCCCGCTTCTTGTCGTTGCCCTCGACAATGTACCACGGCGCTTCCGGGATGTTGGTGCGGGCGAAGGTCTCCTCCTTGGCCTTGGTGTAGCCCTCCCAGCGCACCCGCGATTGCAGGTCCATCGGCGACAGCTTCCACTGCTTCAGTGGGTCGTGGATGCGCACCAGAAATCGCATCTGCTGTTCCTCATCGGTGATCGAGAACCAATATTTGACCAGCCGGATGCCGGAGCGCACGAGCATGCGCTCGAACTCCGGTACGTCGTTGAAGAATTGCTCCACCTGCTCTTCGGTGGCGAAGCCCATGACGCGTTCGACGCCGGAGCGATTGTACCAGGAGCGGTCGAAGAGCACGATTTCGCCGCCGGCCGGCAGATGCGGCACGTAACGCTGGAAATACCATTGCGTCTTTTCGCGATCCGAAGGGGCGGGCAGCGCCACGACCCTAACCACGCGGGGGTTGAGCCGCTGCGTGATGCGCTTGATCACGCCGCCCTTTCCAGCGGAGTCGCGCCCCTCGAAGATCACGACGACCTTCTCCTTGTGATAGGCGACCCAGTCCTGCAGCTTGATCAATTCCGCCTGCAGCTTGAGCAGCGCGCGGAAATAATCGAGGCGCGGTATCGAAGCCGGGTGTGCCTTGCGGTAGATCTTGCGGATCTCTTCGGAAAGGGCCGGCTCGGAAAGCTCGAGCTCGTAGTCCTCGTCGATCGTATCGGCCAGCTCGGCTTCGAGCCAGTCGTGGCTTTCGGTGTCCTGTGAATTCTTCATATCATCCCTCCGGCGTTCTAACCGTGAACCGCGGTATCTTGCGACTGTTCCACAACCGCGTGAAAGAATTTTGAACCGCCGCCAGCGGCGAGCGCCGGGGCGAATTTCGCGCGATGAACAGGAATTTTCCCGCGACCCTTATCACAAGGTTTTGAATTTACTCCCGTCTTTGCCGCCCTAGCTTTGTGGTCGCAGCTTTGAAGCCTGTATCTTTGAAGCCTGTATCAGGGAGGAGATTATGAAACGCGCAGTTGCACTTGTCGCGGCCGCCTTGGCCTGTTCGGTCGTGTCCGCCCATGCTCAGGACACGAGCATGAGCTTCTTCGTCACCAGCGCCAATCCCGGCAAGGGTGGCGATCTTGGCGGCCTTGCGGGCGCGGACGCCTATTGCGCGCAGCTCGCGACCGTCAGCGGCTCGACCGGCAAAACCTGGAAGGCCTACCTTTCCACCGACACGGAAAACGCCAAGGACCGCATCGGAAACGGCCCGTGGTATAACGCTAAGGGCGAGAAGATCGCCGACGACGTCGCGTCGCTGCACAGCGACAAGAACAACCTCACCAAGCAGACGGCACTCAACGAGAAGGGCGAGGTTATCAACGGCCGCGGCGACACGCCGAACCGTCACGACATCCTGACCGGCTCGAACCCGGACGGCACGGCTGCGGCGGACACCTGCGGCAACTGGACGATGGGCGGCGCGGAGGGTGCGGCAGTGGTCGGCCACAGCGACCGCGCGGGCCTCGACGAATCCGCCGCGGCAAAATCCTGGAATTCCTCGCACAAGACGCAAGGCGGCTGTACGGGCGAGGCCTTCAAGACCACCGGCGGCGACGGCCTTTTCTACTGCTTCGCCGCGAACTGAGCGGCTGCATCTCATGCTTGCTTTGTCGGCGCCATGAGCGGCTGGCCGGCGGCTGAACTCTTGCTTGATGAAGGCGCGCGCTTAACCGCTTCCGCTACCACCGCCGGGATCGCCGCCATTCGCCGGGCCCTATCTCAACCATTTTGGCGAAGACTCGGGTGAAGTGGCTCTGGTCGGCAAAGCCGCAGCTATTGGCGATCTCGCTGATCGAGAGGTTCGAATTCAAGAGCAGGTCCTGGGCGCGTTCGATGCGGCGGGCGAGCAGCCACCGATGCGGTGGGGCGCCGGTGGTTTCCTTGAAGGCGCGGGCAAAATGGCTGCGCGAGAGCCCGCATTGATGGGCGAGTTCCTCGAGCGCGATGTCGCCGTCGAGATGCTCCATCAAGATCTCCTTGGCGCGCCGCTCCTGCCATGGGGCGAGGCCACCACGCTTTGGCCGGTGTCCGGGCGGCATATCGCCGTACCGGGTTCCGAGATGGGCGAGCAGGGCCATGCCGATGTGATCGAGGAACAGAGGATTGGCCTTTTCGGGGTTTTGCAATGCGGGCAGGAGGCTGCTGCCGAGACTGCGGATGACGACGTCGTCGTTGGGAACGCCCGGCGCTATCCCGATCGTGCCTATGCGCGAAGCGCCCCGTTCCCCGGCGATCCTGTCGAGTGCATGGCGCGATATGTAGATCGCGAGACAGTCGATGGGGTCGGCGAGCACGGAGGAATGCTCGCTGTTCAGGTCCAGAAGCGTGAACTGCCCGCCTCTGATCGGCGCAATCGCGACCGGCCGATTCTCCACCCAGTAGGGATGGGGCGCGAGATCGAGCAGTTGCAGGCAGACGAGATAGCCGTCGTCCCGTTCGATCCGGCCCAGGCGTCCGCTCTCCCTCTTGTCCCAGCTGATGCGCGTTGCAGCGAAATCCGTTCTTTGAAGCCGCTGGACAGAAATGCTCGGCGGCGCTTCGACACCGACAGCCTCGCCCAATCGCTTGCCATATGCACCGCCGGCCATTCGCAAACTCCGTTCAAGTGGAATTTTCGGTCGAGGTTCAATGCTGTTTTGTTCTGCATGTCTCCTTAAATCGACCCCGATTCAAGGACAAAAACACGCAGTAATTTCAAAGTGCTACAGCGTCCTTTGCGCGTCTGATTAGACGCGCGGCGCTGTAGGCGCCCCGCAAAAACATAGCACTTTCGTACAAAACGCAGCAATACGGGCGCTGGCGTGCTCGGCGCGCCTGCATAAGCTTGGCGCCTGCACACTTCCGTAAATCGATTAATCGCCTGAAAGAGTGAACACGCCGTTCCCCCGCAAGGAGTCTGCGTTACCATGTCCGAACACGAGAAACGCGAAAGCGAGGAAGCGCGATCGGGCGGAGCAGAGGCCGTCCATTACGCTTTTTCCCGACGCGACGTTCTACAAATGGCAGCAGGAGCCGCGACGCTAGCGGCCATTCCAACCGACACGGCGCAGGCCGCATCATCTGCCGCCGCACGCACACATCAGGAGGGCGCAAACGTGACGCCAGCGCGCATACGACTGACGGTTAACGGGGAAGTGCGTGAACTGGAGCTCGATCCGCGCCAGTCGCTGCTCGACGTTCTTCGCGAAACGCTCGATCTCACCGGCACGAAGAAAGGCTGCAACCAGGGCGCTTGCGGAGCGTGCACCATCCTGGTCGATGGCAAGCGGATCAATTCCTGTCTGACGCTCGCCGTCATGCATGACGGCGCCGAGATCACCACGATCGAGGGGCTGGCGAAAGGCGACGAACTCCATCCGCTCCAGGCGGCCTTCATCGAGCACGACGGACTGCAATGCGGTTTCTGCACCTCCGGGCAGATCATGTCCGGCGTCGGCTGCATCGCCGAGGGGCACGCCCATTCGCCGGAGGAGATCCGGTTCTGGATGAGCGGCAACATCTGTCGGTGCGGGGCTTATCCGGGCATCGTCGCCGCCGTCGCCGATGCCGCCGGGAGGACCTGAGCATGCTGCCATTCAGCTATGAAAAGGCCCTGAGCGAACAGGAGGCGATTGCCGCCGCGGCCGCGGGCGCGCGCTATATCGCCGGCGGGACGACGCTCATCGATCTCATGCGCGAGGAGGTGGAGCGTCCCGAAAGGCTCGTCGACATCAATGCCCTTCCGCTCGGAGGCATTCGCGTCGAAGGCTCCGATCTCGTCATCGGCGCGCTTGCCCTGATGACGGAGGTCGCCGCCCATCCCGATACCCTGCGTCTGCAGCCGCTTGTCGCCGAATCCCTGATCGAAGGCGCATCGCCGCAGTTGCGCAACGTCGCCTCGATCGGCGGAAACCTGCTGCAGCGCGTGCGCTGTCCCTATTTCCGCATGCTCGATGCGCCATGCAACAAGCGCGAGCCGGGCTCGGGCTGCGCGGCGATCGATGGGCTGAACGGCGGCCATGCCATCCTCGGCGTCAGCGATCATTGCATCGCCACCCATCCGTCCGACGTTGCGGTGGCGCTGATCGCGCTCGACGCGACGATGCGCGTACGCGGACCCGAAGGCGAGCGCACTTTTCCCGTCGAGGAGCTCTTCCGGCTGCCGGGCGATACGCCGCATCTCGAACACACGCTCAATCCGGGCGAACTGATCCTGGACGTGCGGGTGCCCGGCGGCCCGCATAGCCGTCGCGCACGCTACCTCAAGGTGCGTGACCGGGAGTCCTACGAGTTCGCCCTGGTCTCGGCGGCCGTTGCCATGGAAAC from Sinorhizobium garamanticum harbors:
- the ppk2 gene encoding polyphosphate kinase 2, which translates into the protein MKNSQDTESHDWLEAELADTIDEDYELELSEPALSEEIRKIYRKAHPASIPRLDYFRALLKLQAELIKLQDWVAYHKEKVVVIFEGRDSAGKGGVIKRITQRLNPRVVRVVALPAPSDREKTQWYFQRYVPHLPAGGEIVLFDRSWYNRSGVERVMGFATEEQVEQFFNDVPEFERMLVRSGIRLVKYWFSITDEEQQMRFLVRIHDPLKQWKLSPMDLQSRVRWEGYTKAKEETFARTNIPEAPWYIVEGNDKKRARLNCIDHLLQQIPYEDVPHEDITLPERVFNPDYERKVLPPELYVPSKY
- a CDS encoding helix-turn-helix domain-containing protein, with translation MAGGAYGKRLGEAVGVEAPPSISVQRLQRTDFAATRISWDKRESGRLGRIERDDGYLVCLQLLDLAPHPYWVENRPVAIAPIRGGQFTLLDLNSEHSSVLADPIDCLAIYISRHALDRIAGERGASRIGTIGIAPGVPNDDVVIRSLGSSLLPALQNPEKANPLFLDHIGMALLAHLGTRYGDMPPGHRPKRGGLAPWQERRAKEILMEHLDGDIALEELAHQCGLSRSHFARAFKETTGAPPHRWLLARRIERAQDLLLNSNLSISEIANSCGFADQSHFTRVFAKMVEIGPGEWRRSRRW
- a CDS encoding (2Fe-2S)-binding protein is translated as MAAGAATLAAIPTDTAQAASSAAARTHQEGANVTPARIRLTVNGEVRELELDPRQSLLDVLRETLDLTGTKKGCNQGACGACTILVDGKRINSCLTLAVMHDGAEITTIEGLAKGDELHPLQAAFIEHDGLQCGFCTSGQIMSGVGCIAEGHAHSPEEIRFWMSGNICRCGAYPGIVAAVADAAGRT
- a CDS encoding FAD binding domain-containing protein, producing the protein MLPFSYEKALSEQEAIAAAAAGARYIAGGTTLIDLMREEVERPERLVDINALPLGGIRVEGSDLVIGALALMTEVAAHPDTLRLQPLVAESLIEGASPQLRNVASIGGNLLQRVRCPYFRMLDAPCNKREPGSGCAAIDGLNGGHAILGVSDHCIATHPSDVAVALIALDATMRVRGPEGERTFPVEELFRLPGDTPHLEHTLNPGELILDVRVPGGPHSRRARYLKVRDRESYEFALVSAAVAMETEGGVIRSVRIACGGVGTRPWRMRASEAALIGKEPARLVFEAAARLAADGARPATGNHYKVELLQRTIVRTLEMVGEMA